GCTTGGTGGATGCCTACAACTTCACAACCATAAGGCGAAAGCACTTCATTAAGGGCATCAACACGCTCGCTGTAGTCTCCGCGGATCATCGCATAAGGAACAAATACGAACTTTTTGGCGCCAGTGCGCTTAACGGCTTCTTCAATCCACTCCAAACCGTATTCGAGAATTTTCTGGTTTCCAGGCAATTTACCATTGCTAAATAACATGACGTTCATATATTGAGTTCCTACTATTTGAAAGGGCACGAACAGTCCGTGCTGCCGATTTTAGATGTTGCGAATCTCTGGATACCATTTTGTATCACATCCTTGGTTTGAGTGCTCGTTGAGTTAAGTCAATAAACTGTAAAATGGTAAAAAATCAGTGTTAAGCACTGTGTGGTTGGGTTAGGGGAAGAATAATGATTATGTTTTATACGTTCACTTACTGGTTTGTAAATGCGAAGAACGACCAAGGTAAAGATAGGCATAGCCTTAGAATAAAGCCTAAACACTGAGCTAAGAATGTAATTAGATTACTATGTGGGAAGATTCATATTGTTATGTGTTTATGGTGATATATATCGCGCAGGGAGCATTTGTTTAATTATTATTCTGTTTTGTTTCCGCTTGGTGGGTCTTATGTTGGTTTTTTGTTGCGGCGTGGCGATTTGTAGTGAGTTAGATCACGTTAATGATTGAGCGGTGAAATTTAATTTCAGAAAAATTTGGATGTGCTGCTAATCTCCTTGGCGCTTTGCAATGATGGCAAAGTGTACAACAAAAGGAGTGTTCATGAAGAATACCAAAAAACCAATGTCGCTAACCGGTCGAGTAATTATCGGTATGGTAGCGGGTATATTGACAGGATTTATAATTCGCGCATTGTTTGCAGAAAACGGGTTTGTCGACGCCTATATCGTAAATGGCCTTTTTGAGGTTGGCGGCAAAATCTTTATCGCTAGTTTAAAAATGCTAGTCGTTCCTTTAGTCTTCGTTTCTCTGGTGTGTGGCACCAGTTCTCTAAAAGATGTCGCAACACTTGGGCGCCTTGGCGGTAAAACCGTAGGCTTCTATGTAGTCACCACTGCTATCGCTATTTCTTTGGCATTGGCCATGGGTACGATTTTCCAGCCGGGTGCTGGCGCCGACTTAACGGCAGCCAATTCGTTCCAATCTGCTGCTGCGCCTTCTTTGGGGCAAGTGATCATTGATATGTTCCCAACCAACCCAATTAGCGCAATGGCTGAAGGTAAAACACTTCAAGTTATCGTGTTCGCCGTATTATTCGGTATTGCAATCAGTGCCGCAGGTGAAGCGGGCGAACGTGTTGCTGCCGTCTTTAGCGATTTAAACGAAGTGATCATGAAGCTTGTCGCTTTACTGATGAACATTGCACCATACGGTGTATTCTTCTTAATGGCGAAATTGTTTACCGGCTTGGGCTTAGGGGCGATCCTTAATCTGGCCGAATACTTCTTAGTGTTGTCTGCCACTTTATTGCTTCACGGTTTGATCACCTACAGCTTTATGTTGAAGTCTTTTGCGGGTCTAAATCCAATTACGTTCCTACGTAAAATGGAAGATGCTGTGATGTTTGCATTCTCTACTGCGTCATCAAACGCGACCATTCCGGTAACACTTGAAACCGTAAAGAACCGTTTAGGTGTGCATAACAAAGTTGCGTCATTTACCGTACCGCTAGGTGCAACCATCAATATGGATGGTACTGCAATCATGCAAGGTGTGGCGACGGCGTTCATTGCGCAAGCCTACAATATTGACCTTACCATGGCGGATTATTTAACGGTTATCTTCACGGCAACGCTAGCGTCTATTGGTACTGCGGGTGTCCCTGGTGTTGGCTTGATTATGTTGGCAATGGTATTAAACCAAGTTGGTCTGCCATTAGAAGGTATCGCTCTGATTATGGGTGTAGACCGTCTGCTAGATATGATCCGTACTGCAGTTAATATCACCGGTGACAGCGCAGTAAGTTGTATTGTGGCTAAATCTGAAGGTGCCTTGGATCTAGAACGATTCAACGACCCTAAAGCTGGCGAGAAAGAAGAAGAGGTTCATCTTTCGAAGTCTTAAAAGCTAAAAGCGAAGTGCTAAAAGCTAAGTATGTATGGTGGTCATCAAGGTAGTGGGGGAACCCATTTTTGATGGCCACTTTATGTTTTTAACGGCCACAGCGAAAAGGCAGATATGATTTGCCAGGTCGCTACTGCTGAATTTTTCTGTTGCTCCATAATAACCCAAATACTAGAAAGTCGGTTATCAAAAATATGATGATGTCGACACCGATATCGCTTGTTTGTTCCCAATAAAAAAAGACAGGCATTAACATGTAATACAGTGAGTTAACCATATAGGTAACAGCAATTACACGATAAGTGTTGTGGGTAAAAACGTCTTTGTTATAGGCGAGGCCAAATAGCGCGATTAAAGTGAAAAGGATAATAGGAAACTGGAAAATATCTGTAAATTCAAAGTAACTCTCACGCAGTGAATTTGAAGGGAAATAGGTTCGAATTGAATTGGCGAGTATTAATAGCCCAAAAAAGCATCTAGATAGGTACATAGATTTCATACTTAATCAGCCTCATAGTATAAATGAGTGAAACCTAACACATATTCCTTATATCGATTCAGAGTTAGGAAAAAGTTGCGAGTGATAAGTAAGTTTTAATCAGTGAATTCTTACAACGGATCTATTTGCAGGTGACCGATGTTGATAATGAGTACTAGAGAGCTTGCCATTGGTATGTCCGTAGGAACCAGAATAAGCGGATAACCCCTTTACTTTATTGAGGTGTAACTTTATTGTTCTCGCTAAATTTACGCTCATTACTCAACCGAGATCAGGCTGAATGTCGCAAACTCGTATCCTCCTTGTTCGCCATGCAAAAACGCAATGGAATTTAGAATCGAAATTGCAGGGGTGGAAAGACAGTAAACTCAGCGCTTCTGGGAAGCGTCACTTCCAAAATGTTGATTTTTCCCGTGCGGTTCATTTAGCTAAGACTGAACATCAACCTTCGCATCCTCCTATCTATTGCAGTGATTTAGGCCGAGCCTTGTCTTCGGCTCGAATTATCGCAAACCAAGTGAATGGTTACCTTATTCCTAATGACAACGTTCGCGAAAGGCGTTTTGGCGAATTAGAGGGTAAGCAGGTAACCAATCAAGTCTATTGGGATTGCTACCATCGGCGTTTTGATCAACCCTTTGGTAATAAGTATGGGGCGGAATCAGATTCGGACTTTGAATCACGTATTGCGAGTTTTCTGAATACGTTAATAAAGAGACACCCATTTGAAACGGTTTGGGTCGTAAGCCACGGAGAATGGATACGAACCGCGCTTAATCTTGCACATGGGCGAAAAGGCTGGGAAATTGGCGAGGGCATACCGGAAAACGGTCAAATTACATTGTTAGATATGAAATCAATCAAATAATCGGTTTATAGTTCTCGTCATATCCATTACAATCCATCTGGTTATTATAAGTAATGTTTTGTTTTACAAGACCTCAACGGACGTTGAGCAGGGAATTAGGTGAGAATCCTAAACTGTACCCGCAGCTGTATGCGATGAGTATTATCAAGGCCACTGACTCTAAGATCGTGAGTTGGGAAGGCGATAATGCGTTTTAGTCGTGAGTCAGAATACCTGTTACTAACCTTTGCATCATCTGCAAAGGACATGGAATTTTCGAATACTGGGCGGGGCTACTCAGTGAAAGCCAAATTTACTGCATAATTGTCTTTAAATTATAGCAGGGCGCGGCAGTATTCGACTTTCTGTAACTCACGGTTTTGACGCTTTTATAGGCCGACGAACGAGACAGACAGGCGAGACAATAGCGCGGTGTTACACACATTTTTATCGACTTTACCCATTGCTATTTTACAACGAGCTTGCGCTTTTTTAAGCGTTAGAGCGAGCGTTTGCTTATGGGAACCCAACCCATGGTAACTCCGTCTTCGGTAACTAAGCCTACGGGGCTCCAGTCCTCAGTAACCAAAGTCAAGCGCTCTAAAAATCGTTCGGATCTTCGAACTGGTTTTACGACGGGCGCATGCGCTGCTGCCGCGAGTCGAGCTGCCGTCTATGGTTTATTGCACAACACGCCTCTTGAACACATCACAATTACTCTCCCAAACGGCGAACCCGCGACATTTGCATTACAGCGATTTGATATTACCCCGCAGGGCGTACTGACGGGTGTCATTAAAGACGCTGGCGATGACCCAGATTGCACCCACGACGCTGAAGTTCAATGTTATTCAACTTGGGGTGAGAAGCCCGGGTTTGAGGTTGATGGTGGTGTGGGGGTGGCAAGAGTCACCTTACCAGGCTTAGAGCTTCCTGTTGGTGTGGCGGCCATTAATCCTGTGCCGCTACGTAATATTCAGGACATGGCACTTTTAGAATGGGCTCAGGCCTCCCAAGAGCTGAAGTTGGCACAAGGCATGCGTTTAGAAATCCGCGTACCTGATGGCGTAGAGCGCGCCAAGCAAACCATAGGTCCGAGACTTGGTTTGATAGGCGGGATATCCATTCTGGGTACTCGTGGTACTGTGAAACCCTATTCAACGTCGGCGTTTTCCGCCTCTGTTAGGCAGTCGGTACAAATTGCGCAAACGAACGGCCAGCGCCACGTTGTGCTGACTACCGGATCTCGCTCTGAAAAATCCGCCATGACCATGCTGCCAACACTTGATTCACTTTGTTTTATTCAAGCGGGTGATTTTGTTGGAGTGGGGCTACGAGCATCGAAACGCTACGAAGTACCAAAAGTAACCGTTGTCGCCATGATTGGTAAGCTCGCCAAAATGGTGGCCGGTCATATGATGACACACGTATCAGGCCGTGCGATTGATTTTTCTCTGCTTGCTGACCTAGCCGTGCAATCCAAACTCGATGCCGATGCATGCGCGCAAATACGCCAAGCAAACACCGGAAGACACGTGTTGGATTTATGGCGAGAAACCAACCACCAACCTTTTTTAGACCTTTTATGCCAACAAGCAGCGGAGCATGCTGCTGTGTACGTTAAACATGCGGTGACAATTGAATATCGACTGATTGATTTTAATGGTGAATTGTTGGCGAAATATTGTGTTCAAGGCTTAGGGCTTAAGGCATAAGGCGGGGGAAGAAAAAGCTATGGGGAAATTGAGATATGAGCGTTTGGAATAGTCACACGGTTGATGAACAAAATTAAGGAATAGTGAAATGGAAAAGATGCGTCAAATGACTCAGCAAGGCCGTCAAATAGAGAGTGATTCGTTCACCATTATTGATGACGAAATCGAACGCTTTCATGGTGGTCATTGCTTTACTGCAGAGCAATGGAACATTGTT
This DNA window, taken from Vibrio tapetis subsp. tapetis, encodes the following:
- a CDS encoding dicarboxylate/amino acid:cation symporter, translated to MKNTKKPMSLTGRVIIGMVAGILTGFIIRALFAENGFVDAYIVNGLFEVGGKIFIASLKMLVVPLVFVSLVCGTSSLKDVATLGRLGGKTVGFYVVTTAIAISLALAMGTIFQPGAGADLTAANSFQSAAAPSLGQVIIDMFPTNPISAMAEGKTLQVIVFAVLFGIAISAAGEAGERVAAVFSDLNEVIMKLVALLMNIAPYGVFFLMAKLFTGLGLGAILNLAEYFLVLSATLLLHGLITYSFMLKSFAGLNPITFLRKMEDAVMFAFSTASSNATIPVTLETVKNRLGVHNKVASFTVPLGATINMDGTAIMQGVATAFIAQAYNIDLTMADYLTVIFTATLASIGTAGVPGVGLIMLAMVLNQVGLPLEGIALIMGVDRLLDMIRTAVNITGDSAVSCIVAKSEGALDLERFNDPKAGEKEEEVHLSKS
- a CDS encoding DUF2700 domain-containing protein gives rise to the protein MKSMYLSRCFFGLLILANSIRTYFPSNSLRESYFEFTDIFQFPIILFTLIALFGLAYNKDVFTHNTYRVIAVTYMVNSLYYMLMPVFFYWEQTSDIGVDIIIFLITDFLVFGLLWSNRKIQQ
- a CDS encoding histidine phosphatase family protein, with product MSQTRILLVRHAKTQWNLESKLQGWKDSKLSASGKRHFQNVDFSRAVHLAKTEHQPSHPPIYCSDLGRALSSARIIANQVNGYLIPNDNVRERRFGELEGKQVTNQVYWDCYHRRFDQPFGNKYGAESDSDFESRIASFLNTLIKRHPFETVWVVSHGEWIRTALNLAHGRKGWEIGEGIPENGQITLLDMKSIK
- a CDS encoding cobalt-precorrin-5B (C(1))-methyltransferase, with product MVTPSSVTKPTGLQSSVTKVKRSKNRSDLRTGFTTGACAAAASRAAVYGLLHNTPLEHITITLPNGEPATFALQRFDITPQGVLTGVIKDAGDDPDCTHDAEVQCYSTWGEKPGFEVDGGVGVARVTLPGLELPVGVAAINPVPLRNIQDMALLEWAQASQELKLAQGMRLEIRVPDGVERAKQTIGPRLGLIGGISILGTRGTVKPYSTSAFSASVRQSVQIAQTNGQRHVVLTTGSRSEKSAMTMLPTLDSLCFIQAGDFVGVGLRASKRYEVPKVTVVAMIGKLAKMVAGHMMTHVSGRAIDFSLLADLAVQSKLDADACAQIRQANTGRHVLDLWRETNHQPFLDLLCQQAAEHAAVYVKHAVTIEYRLIDFNGELLAKYCVQGLGLKA